In Scleropages formosus chromosome 6, fSclFor1.1, whole genome shotgun sequence, the genomic stretch accgcggtgaataaggtgtgtgggctgataacactacatagaggtcatgggaagtcactatggagaaaagcatcagctaagtgaatgaatgtaataacAATGGTGAGTTTTGGTCTTACTGGAATTCAGTGTGTAGTGTAAAGTAATTATTtcttcatccccccccccccccccctcgcccaGGTTCAGGTCCCGGTGCAGGTAAACGGCTCAGATGCTTCTCCTTCCCCTCCCTGAGGCCCAGATGCAGAACAGGTGAGAACTCATACGCCAAGGGTTCAGCAGCGGAGCTTCTCTGGGGAACATATCTGGAGTAAAATCAgccagaaatgtttttcatgtccGTTCAAGGTACCGGGTTCAAGTCCGTGCTCCAGAACTGCAGTTGGTCTCGCCCGCATTCTGTTTGCGAGCAGCACCGGCAACAGCAGCCACATGCACACAGGCCCAGTGTTTGTGGCCAAACTTTCTGCCTGCCCGTTGCCCTTGTTTTTATACAATTTACAAGGAACACTTTCAGACACAGAGGCGTCTTGGCACAGACTGGTTGGAACTGGTTTCCTTATGTCCAAACACAATACTCAATATACAAAGGCTGCTTTCATGCAGAAATTATATTCTCTGCTCAGAAATCCTAGACAAAACAATCCTCATAAAGATATAAAAACTAATCACTAATTAGTATTTAATgtgggaggtgcggtggcacagtgggttggaccgggtcctgctctccggtgggtctggggttcgagtcctgcttcgggtgccttgcgatggactggtgtcccctcctgggtgtgtcccctccccctccagccttaagccctgtgttgctgggttaggctctagttccctgcgaccctgtatgggacaagtggttcagactgtgtgtgtactatttaatgtttttggtaAGTGTGCCATTTCATAATTTCGTTACGTCAGAGGCATTAgttatgtatgtactgtatgcactttttttattttctatttttattgcttgctttttctctttttgataTCATTCATCCTTATCCAGTAAGGTCTTGGATTTTCTACATTGCGCTAAATACTGGCACTCGTAGGGTAGGtgctgtaaatatgtaaatatgggCAGAGCTGCGAGAACGGACGCCTCGGCCCTGGATGCGCGGATCTGGACGCGTGCTGAGATGACACAGCAATCACTGCGCGCCTCTTGTTGTCTCTGGCAGGTTTCTGCCACAGCGGAAGACGCATGCGCTCGAGTTCCCTCTGCTTTCCACCGACGTGCCCGGGTGAGTCCTCTCTGCTGCCCCGCTGCCTCCTTACAATAACTCTCCATTTTTCTGCTCATACTCAAGTCCGTCCTGAAGATAAAactcaaagcaacttccatctGTAAATAACCCTGAAAGCAAATGGAAAGATTCATGTTTATCTGCAACAAACTGTGTGGCTTTTAAAcgggtggcgcagcaagtagcgccgctgtctcacattgcctggctggtgcaagagaacgggggttcgatccctgctcaatctgcgcggagtttgcatgttctccccatgtctgtgtgggtgtgctctggtttcctcccaaagacaggctgttcaggttcccccatagtgtgtgagtgacagacagagtgtgttgcactgatttatggatgagtgacccagtgtaagtagtgtatctagcggtgtaagtcactgcggtaaataaggtgtgtgggctggtaacgctacatagtatctcttgtaagttgcgttggagaaaagtgtttgctaagtgaataaacgtcCTTCGTTCTTATTTCTAGTTTCCAGGTCCAACGTGTTCATGCCCTCCAGCTTGTGCAGCCTTAATGACAGCTTTTCTGCACATGCAGGTAAGCGATGCGCTATATTCCCACCCCAACGCAACGTGCAAATCAGTTGTACAGGAACTCGGCGAAAAGTACTTCTTCGCAGTATTTTCTGCTGCGACCACCGTCCCGTCTCTATCCCAAGCCTGAGCGCTAAGAGCTAAGACCTCTACTCCCTTGCAGGATGTCCTCGTGCTCAGCGGGGAGTGTTGTTAAGACCTGCTCTACTTCCAGCCCCACAGCCTTGGAGCTGCCCTTCCCAGCCTCATCTGGCTgaggtgagcccaccgaagagcccGTCAGAATGTCAGAATGCTGGGATGCCGTTTTAAAGGGCTCTGGCTATAAGCTCCGACCGAGTAGCGCCGGGTCCGGCCCATTGAGCGCAGAACCATACCCCTATAATGCAGGCTGATGTCAGATCGCAGATCGCAGAACTGGTTCGAATCAGTTCTGGGTGCTGTCAGCACTGGGATTGTGGCCTGATGCTTCTCGCTCATAGCTCTTTCTTTCCTCAGTTTCTCTTTTTATCCTGCAGGCAGCCTGGCCCCGCCTGCCCTGGGCTTCAGCCAGACCGCTAAACAACACTGCATGCTGTTCTCTGTTTCTGCAGATGGTCCCAGGGCCCGCTGGGGAACCCTGCGCGGAAACGCTCCGGTTCTGTCCGACCAGAACCCTCCTCGCTCAGATGCCGCGCAATCCGCGGTGAGTGTCCTGGCGGCGAGCGCTCTGGCAGCGGGCGGGCTTATCCGTCCTAAACGCTCGCCTTCTTTTCACACTCCGCCTGGCCCTCAGCTGGCCACATCTGCCCTGCGGTTGCGTCGGTGCGCACGCCACTGTCTCGGCACTGACTCCCTCGAACCCTTTTCCCGTCCAGCGCTCTCACAAAGACACCCGTGCAGACCGCAGGCCACGTTCCGTCGTTTGTGTTTGGGGAAAATATGAGCGAGAGAGTGCTGGTGAGTGGACCTTCTGTTTAACTGTTGGACGGGATGTCCAGTCAAGTGTTTGCAGACTAACGTTGATTTTACTGACGTTTACAAATTCTTCTCGCCAGAGTCCATCCAGAAGCAGCGAAGATATGTCCGACACCAGCTCGGACTCGTCAGACTCCGAATTATCCGATTCGCAGCCTCCACGTCAAAGTAAATTCAATTTTCTGTTTATGCCGAGATGcttaatttaattcaattctgTGTTCATCGGTACGGCGGCGGAGCACATTATGGcgcgcagcaccgtgggtttggatggggcaaagaaggacgcagaggcaacGTTCGTAACAAACGAGTTATTCAAACACCAGCACAAtagaaatgatgctctcgggCCAAGGGCCCCGttttctccaggacctgcacttacagccagcctaGTACCCCCAAGCTCTCTCTAAAACACTAGCAaccacagtcaccccatcatttccccccaaagtgcccccagtggttacacacacatttagcattatttcccataatgcaactatttacattgacCTAGTAACGCTGGTCGTTACAATACGAAACATTCGAGACATGCGAGACAATTTCTCCGAGTACCcatgaaatgaaaagacagaTAACGGTTGAAACAAAGCTGCTATTTAAAATATGCACACAAATACTCCTCTTGGTGATGTCACGCTGTAGTTATTTCTGTGAAGAACGGCACTGTGCCACAGCGCCACCCAGTGGCCGTCGATAGTAAGTACAACACGGGGGTGTCCTGTGTTCACAGTGGCGGTGCGGCGCACGCTGTGGGAGTCTGCTGCAGCCTACACTGCGGCCTGTGGGCGGCGCTGTTTGCTCAAGCGGGTTCAGCTGTTCACAGGGGAGGAGCACGAAAGCAATGTCGTGCAGGTAAAGAACGCCAGCAAATCCGCACATAGAATTTCTgcaattctgctttttttttttttttttaaaaaagacgtGCATTTAAATTGTCTTCCATTGTGCATctattagagctgctgcctttggacccaaggtcgcaggttcaagtcccacctccagctgtagtacccttgagcaaggtacctaccgtaaattgctccagtaaaattacccagctgtataaatgggtaaataactgcaagtagcttgACATTATAAGtcgttttagagaaaagcatcagataaattaataaatgtactggtgtgtacatttattcatttagccaaaacTTTACTCTGAAAGCACTGTACGATATTTTACTCATTGATACAGTTGGGTCCATATCTTACCTTATATAAGGGatttacagcaggaggtgggatctgaacgcAGCTACTCCTCATCCAaaagcagtggctctaaccaccacactatctCCTGCTCCTACTTAACCTGtcattatttccaaaaaaaaatactgagctTTGTAAATGAAAGCTTGGAGGCAGGTGACCGCTTAACCAAGTTTAAAGCGTAATGAGGCAAGTGAAGAAACAAGTACTTCTGATGCTTTTCCAGATAACCTGCAAGCTGTTTGTGCTGGAAAAGGGCACACAGTCGTGGAccgagagggggaggggggtgctccGACTCAACGACCTGGCAGTCGGCACCGGAGACACGCTACAGTCACGGATAGGTGAGGGCGGGAATCGCCAACATGAATGGGAAAGAGCTCTCCGCAGGGGTAGAACTGGTCTCTCTACCCAGTCCGGCCTTGGAAGGATTAACTGGGACTCCTTATCAACCAATATGATGATGAATATGGCTTGGGGCAGGGGGGGCGTTCTCTGTGGCCCAGCAGAACCAGTTTCACTCCACTTTTCTGGTTTTACTCCCTAGGTACTCATTTGGATGACATTCCTGTCATTTACTCCTTAGGCCCAGGTGCTTCAGGTACATGGGAGGGAAAAATGCTGGATTCTAGGTCCACATCAGCCCACAATTGAGGAAACGGTTCTgttccttcctgtttttttaattccagcCTCAACATTATGCTTATACTTTCTAAATGGGTGGCgcagagagtagcgctgctgtttcacagcgcctgggtggtgcgagaggacatgggtttgattccctgctcagtctgtgtggagtttgcatgttctccccatgtctgtgtgggtttcctctgggtgctctggtttcctcccacagtcaagatatgctgttcaggttcccccctagcATGTGAGTGACTGAAAGTGtattccactggtgtatggatgagtgacctagtgtaagtagtgtatctagcagtgtaagtcaccacggtgaataaggtgtgtgggctggtaacactgcatagagttcattggaagtcgctttgaaaatACACTGTAGAACCGCTATAACGCGAACGGTGGGGTCCAGACGTTTATGTCGCGTTATGAGTTATAAATCCGCGTTGCAACGAGTTTGCGCTTGCTTCGCTTTGCCTTTGACAAAGGTTGTAGAAAGTTTAACTCCAGTTCGATGCTGAGAGAAGATTAACGTAATTAAAAGCAACCATCCGCACATGTGCGAGTGAAAATAAGTGATACGTCGCAGCATACATACTTCCTCGTTACTCTTAAGTGAATAAAGCGCAATtcaacaatttgtttttattgatgaacCACAATGCAATGAAGCAGAGTTTCCACAAGTGAGCAGTTCTGTAACATTAAATGCACTTACTCATAAATTACATAATCACAGAAATTTACAACAAAAAGACTGGTTTTGATATGGAACTGAATAGGATTTTACAAATTTGTTTTATACGAGTACATAAACTAAACATACTGATTACATTGTAGTTTTAGTAAAAAGAGTCCAAGGTGGACTCTTTTGTTCTcatgtttcccccccccctttttttttttggcgattTCAACGATGGACTTTAGATGAAGGATGTGAATCCTGTCCACATTTTCAAACTCTAGCCATTGAAGCGCCGTATCCATGGCTACTAGAGCCTCAGTCTCTAAGTGCTGGAGAAGGTGGAGTGTCATCTTCATCGCTGCCATCATGAACTTCAGATGGCCTTTGCAACTTAGTCTCCCAACATGTGAGCAATTTAAAGCTGCACTGCTTTGGAGCAAGAGAGCAAAGTGACACCGAAAGatcatggggggggggctttagaACATGAGCGATAAACAACTTTTTGAATGATGCCCAGTAGACCTATGTTTTTCgcaaaatgtcagcatttttaaatttttcaccTTAGGTCTGTGTACACAGTATAGCTGCGCAATTGCTATATTGCATAACTTTACCTTTCgactttcagaaatgtttttgggAACCACCCAGATTGGAAACACGTAGAAAGGAACTGattgaaaaaaatgtggagTCCAAGATCTGACCGCGTTATATCAGGTCTACAGTGTAAATTGATCCTTGTCTTTTGGCTTTAGCGGCTGATGTGTCTCTTCATGCATCACCGTCGGGAGTCAGTAGGCATTTTTAACCCCCCCCCATCTGCGCCTGGCAGTGATGAGGCACCAGGGCAGCTTGAAGGTCATCCTGAACACCAAACTGTGGCCCCACACCCACCTGCGTCGCCCAGCCCGCCGCAGCTTGCAGTTCAGCGCCACCGACCTGGAGAGCCACACCATGCGGGTGTTCCTGGTACAAGGTGGCGCCAGGGACGTGGCTCGGCTCTTCGTAGCCATCCACCACCGCCTTGTTGCCCTGAGGGGCGCTGCCTCGCAGCACTACTGCACCGaaagtgaggaggaggaggaggagggtgccGTTACCAAGACCTGCATGCAGACAGGTGAGAGGCCTCACCGGTGTCCGACACCCACGCCAGCAGTTTTTAACCGCTCCATCCTGCCCATCGTTCATAACACAAAAAAGGCGGTGCAAACACTTGCTGAATTACGCATCGGACAAAACCAGATGTGTAATCATGTACAGCGTGACTGGAAGGTGCTCACAAACAATGAAAGAGAAACAATGGATTCACAGTTCAGATGAGCAGTTAATGCTCTGCAGCTCAAGGACTAAATCCAGTTAAGCACCCACACACTACTGGGTTTCCCTCCGTTTGCTTCCCCCGCACTATCAAAACTCTCGTCTGTCGAACCTTTCCTGCCCGTTTtgatttttcctctttccccttTGCTCGAGATCTGGAGCGCACTCAGTTTGAGGTCACGTTAATtaggaagaggaagaagcagGAACTGCGCGGGGCTCCAGGCTGACGCCACATGTCCTTAATCCCCAGGACACATTTTTGGAAGGATCACCACGGCATCGCCGCATACCACGAAACCCATGACCCTGCTTCCTACTAGTCCCAAATAATTAGTCATTGAGAAAGAGCCAGACGTAGGGCTCATCTGCGTTCAGACAGCCGAGCAGACTGAAACACACGCTCCTGTCCTCCAGCAGAAAGTCCACGTGCCCAAACAGGTCCAGACACACGCATTCCAGCAGATCCAAGCACTGGCTCCAGTCCTCCAGAAGCGACCCTGGACCAGCAAACAGGTTTAGCCACAGAGAGCCAAAGAGGTCCAGACACTGTGACCAGTCACCCAGGTGCAGCTCCATGGTTGCGCTGCTGCTACCAGCACTTCTCCCTTTCCAAGTTCTTCTACTTACTGCCTTAGCTTGAGCTCCGTGTTCAGCGAACAAGCTgccgttttcttttttccttcatacCGACGGGACGCATCGGTAGCTGTGGCCCTGTGCCACACACACCGCATCCCGCCCACTGCCAGACCGTAAGCCCTTTAACGAGAGcatgccggggggggggggtgcactgcGCTCCCGGAGATTAGACTAAATATAGCATATCACACCGGGATCGGTTACACTCCAGGAGAGGGGGCgtctgcgcgcgcgcacacacacacacacacacacacacacacacacacacacacacacacacgcgtatGTGGTGTACTGAGCAAGAGCAGCAGCCACATGCTTTCAGGGCCTGGCAGCATGCAGAGGTCACGACTTGGGTGAATGATGGGGGGCCAATTAAAGGGCCCACAAATTCATTTTATCTAAAAGGGGGGCACAGAACAAAATTCTTTCAAGAGGCCCACGATTCCTAGTTATGCCTCTGCCGGCATATACCCCCAAGGCGGAAGACTGGTAAGAGACTATCCACAGGAACAcggaaacgcacacacacacacacacacaccttctgaaccgcttgtcccatatggggtcgcggggaaccggagcctaacccggcaacacagggcgtagggcgggaggggacacacccaggacaggacgccagtccatcgcaaggcaccctaagcgggacttgaatcccagacctaccggagagcaggacccggtccaacccactgcgccaccgcgcccccctcacgGGAACACGGTTAGCGTATTAGTACATCCAACAGTTATACTCCCCTTTGACTTCCACAGATCGACCACAGGTCTGTTCCTGACGACCGCATCACGTAACTCATCTGCGATGCCGGCGCGACACCAAAATGCTGCCCACGACATCGTGTGCCCTGACCGCACAAGTCCTTGCGCAGAGAGGACAGCGAGGCGACACCTCCCAGCCACCCTGAACTCAGCGATCCGGCTACCAGCCACGAATGAACGCTCATCTGTTTTCGGTTAACCTTAGATAGGACTTTTCTTTATTAACAGCAAATTGACAGGTACATTTTACTACCAACAATTttccattcccccccccctttagtTCCTCTAGGAGAATCTGACATTCTTAGGCCTGATATGAATTTATGGTAATCTGGGTGACGTTCTTCAAAAAACTTATTCAGGATGAAAAGTTTAtattatatttgtacatttatataaacCAATGGCTTTTTATACTTGTACATTCAGAAATAGTCTTCTATGAGGACAAAGTGTTTAACTAGGTATTCGCtacatttaaatatgaacaaatttaaaGTTTGTTTAAAAGCTCATTATGTGTCCACGTTCAACTGTGAATTCATCTGGGAATTGTATGTTTGTTGTATGCAAGGTGAACATAATGTTACTTAaagcagttacacacacacacagttccttACTCATCAAATAAGACATCTTGTGCAGAATGATGCAGATATCGCTGCTGAGAGCAAATATAAACATGCCGATGCTCTGTGCGTATTGCAGTTTAGTCATTTTGTTCAGATTCTGTTGAATCTTTAAACTTTTGAAGCAGGAACGGAAAAAGTGTTACaacttttcttttattctctttcCATTTTATATGTAAAGTTTAACCATTGCGCTGACTGTTAGCCTACCTACCTCACACCTAAAGTACACCTTGGTCATGAAACTTCGTTGCCAAATTTGACAATAACAGCTAAGCATTGTTTGAGGTGGGGGGGTTCTTCGTATCCACTATTTACTGcagcttatttaaaaataaataaataaatatctctGGTATTTTCTACAATGAGTCCTTTAATATTCTGACTGATGTGCATAAAAGATTTTCTAACTAGCATCTAGTTGTCTAAAGTGGTCTGTGACTTTATCCGACTTGtatgttcttatttttgttAGAAACATGCTTATTTTCTTTGTGGGAAGGATAACAAGAAAAGGAGATATCCACTTGTTGGTATAATCAGTACGTTTCTCATAAATGCGAGTGACACTGCTCCTTTGTAATCAGAAGGCCATCTGTCCAATATACTCTATTTATCCATGTCGAGTCCTCTTTAAATatgatgcatttgtttaaacaaataaaattattaataaatggctatatttttatttatatcccAATGTCTTTGTGTCGTATCTGCTCATCACATGCTGAAAATCTGCAGTTGATCAATATTATAAGttaacactcactcactcactcactcgtcCTCTGCTTGTCAGTGCGAGGGTCGcaggggtccggagcctatctcgGTATCACTGGGCACGAGGTTGGCGCGGGGGGGGGTCACCctggacgagacgccagtccagcgcaaggcggctacatatacacacattcattcacacagcCGCatccaattaacctgaaacccggtggactgtggaaggaaaccagagcacccgggccGGAGGAAACGGACACCCGAACAGCTCAGGTGCCGTGCGGCTGCGAGCTAGGCGTTTTGCAGCtttaatgaaatttttactGGGTCTGGATACTTCTAACACAAGCATTTGGtagtaaaattatacagctaGTTTAATGCGACTAGCAAAATATTATCCGAGTTACCCCGATGTTCCATAATTTGCTGCTGCTGACGATTCGAGTTAACTACACAACAACAGGAGACGAGCAAGAACTTTCTCTAACGTGTTTTACTGCTGCagaagtttactgtaaaattagGAGAATCCTTTCGCGGTAttcaaaaatttgaaatataattGTATCATCACAAAAACCCACGTCTCTCGCTGAATTCGGTCCCTGAACTGAGGCTGAAGTGAACCACCTGTCCGGCAAACACTCTtgtcatagaaaaaaaaaatatatacctaAAAATACAATTGGTTGAAGAGCGAAACATTATTGAGCTCATACTGATTGTAGCTTAGTGGTAAAACTAATTTCGGCGGGCGGACAAATGTAATTAGAAATAAACTTCCGGTCCCAATTGGGGTTCGCAATTTAAAGCCCCGGAGAACCGACCCGCCACCGAGCGCAAAGCCCCTCCTACTGACTCGTGATCGAGCACAGAGCCCCTCCCACTACCCAATGGCTGAGCGCAAAGGCCCGCCCACTGACTCATGACCGAGCACAGAGCCCCTCCCACTACCCAATGGCTGAGCGCAAAGGCCCGCCCACTGACTCATGACCGAGCGCAAAGTCCCGCCCACTGTCCTGTCACTGCGCACTCAAGCGACGTACGTGAGAAAATGGCGGCCTACTTGTGGACCTAGAGCTCGTGTTTACAATAGTTCTCGCCGTTCCCGTGAGCTGTAGGCTATACGGAACCATTCGAGAAGTCATAGCTCTCCTTCTGGAAAGAAGGCTTGGGGAAGCGCCGGTGGATGTGAGAAGCATGCGAATTCGCACAGAGTTTCCATGCCAGAAGCAGCGTGCAGTTCGGAATAGGTGTGCAGAGCAGGTCACGCAGCACACCGGGCAGCACGGACTGCACAGCGCGCGCCGCTCTTCCTCCTTCCAGAGCGCCATCCACTTGTGCTGCCTCATCACTGCTGACTAAGGACACGGTGACTGTGTGTCACTCGTTCGAGTGCCGT encodes the following:
- the LOC108935551 gene encoding ran-binding protein 3-like isoform X2, encoding MRGNQLCWDSDAAACPTVTAPGSAVKCADAAGTHADTDTHGDTHGDTDASAARSADLSLTARSGSPDSAPQQPGGEKHVIAPAVFVFQKMASATKRQAEDSEQGLGSGPGAGKRLRCFSFPSLRPRCRTGFCHSGRRMRSSSLCFPPTCPVSRSNVFMPSSLCSLNDSFSAHAGCPRAQRGVLLRPALLPAPQPWSCPSQPHLAEMVPGPAGEPCAETLRFCPTRTLLAQMPRNPRALTKTPVQTAGHVPSFVFGENMSERVLSPSRSSEDMSDTSSDSSDSELSDSQPPRQMAVRRTLWESAAAYTAACGRRCLLKRVQLFTGEEHESNVVQITCKLFVLEKGTQSWTERGRGVLRLNDLAVGTGDTLQSRIGTHLDDIPVIYSLGPGASGTWEGKMLDSRSTSAHN
- the LOC108935551 gene encoding ran-binding protein 3-like isoform X3, which encodes MASATKRQAEDSEQGLGSGPGAGKRLRCFSFPSLRPRCRTGFCHSGRRMRSSSLCFPPTCPVSRSNVFMPSSLCSLNDSFSAHAGCPRAQRGVLLRPALLPAPQPWSCPSQPHLAEMVPGPAGEPCAETLRFCPTRTLLAQMPRNPRALTKTPVQTAGHVPSFVFGENMSERVLSPSRSSEDMSDTSSDSSDSELSDSQPPRQMAVRRTLWESAAAYTAACGRRCLLKRVQLFTGEEHESNVVQITCKLFVLEKGTQSWTERGRGVLRLNDLAVGTGDTLQSRIVMRHQGSLKVILNTKLWPHTHLRRPARRSLQFSATDLESHTMRVFLVQGGARDVARLFVAIHHRLVALRGAASQHYCTESEEEEEEGAVTKTCMQTDRPQVCS
- the LOC108935551 gene encoding ran-binding protein 3-like isoform X1, whose translation is MRGNQLCWDSDAAACPTVTAPGSAVKCADAAGTHADTDTHGDTHGDTDASAARSADLSLTARSGSPDSAPQQPGGEKHVIAPAVFVFQKMASATKRQAEDSEQGLGSGPGAGKRLRCFSFPSLRPRCRTGFCHSGRRMRSSSLCFPPTCPVSRSNVFMPSSLCSLNDSFSAHAGCPRAQRGVLLRPALLPAPQPWSCPSQPHLAEMVPGPAGEPCAETLRFCPTRTLLAQMPRNPRALTKTPVQTAGHVPSFVFGENMSERVLSPSRSSEDMSDTSSDSSDSELSDSQPPRQMAVRRTLWESAAAYTAACGRRCLLKRVQLFTGEEHESNVVQITCKLFVLEKGTQSWTERGRGVLRLNDLAVGTGDTLQSRIVMRHQGSLKVILNTKLWPHTHLRRPARRSLQFSATDLESHTMRVFLVQGGARDVARLFVAIHHRLVALRGAASQHYCTESEEEEEEGAVTKTCMQTDRPQVCS